In Miscanthus floridulus cultivar M001 chromosome 8, ASM1932011v1, whole genome shotgun sequence, the sequence TAAAAGGCCGCCCACCCTGAATTTCCAGCCCAACAAGCCCACTTCACACAGACGGGGCGCGCGCGCCTACCATAGCTGATCCAACGGGTTGCATACGTCTAAGcccatttcattttttttttgtcgtGGAAATAGAAACCGAGATTGATTCGGTTTGTTTGGCGACGCAGCAACCACCTGTCTTCCAATCATCGCTTCAGGAGACGGCGGCTATCTGCCGGCGCGACGAgggacatggcggcggcggcggaggtgaggTACGGGATAGTCGGGGTGGGGATGATGGGGCGGGAGCACCTCCACAACCTCGCCCACCTCGCCGCCGAGGTCGAGCGGGTGCAGTCCATCCGGGTCCGGGTCACCGGCCTCGCCGACCCACACCAGGAGTCGCTCCGCCTCGGCCTGGAGCTTGCCGCCGAGCTCAGCCTCCCGGCTCCCCAGGTACGTATACCCTCAAATTTATCAGCTATACAGCCTACAGCTAGATTCCGACATCTCAAATGTTTCCTCTTATAAAATAGTATGCACATAAAAAAAAGAGATTTTGAATAGAATATGAATCAATTATGATTAGAATGTGCAAGTGCAAAGCAGAATTATGTGCTTTGTTAGTCGGGTACTAATTAGTAATTACTGAATCAGTGAATCTTAGTAACATCCAAAAGGTTTCAAGACCTTTTCAGGTCACCGCGAGCTGCTGGACAGCGGGCTCTGTGACGTCATCATCGTATCGTCCCCAAACATGACCCACTACGAGATACTCATGGACATCATCGGCCACCGCGAACCGCACCACATCCTTGTCGAGAAGCCCTTGTGCACCACTGTGCAGGATTGCAAGAAGGTTAGTTAGTCCGGTACTTTGATCTGTTTGGTAATGTGATTTTCGTCATGACCTGCTAGCCTGCTACTGCTAGCTAGCGCATTCTACTCTGTTTCTTTTGTTGATATCACCTCACTGTTGTCTACCTTCATCCTCATGGACAGATCACCAAACCATACTCTCTAATAGCACAATATGATTCTACCCCGCCAAAATCATAAATCAGTATCATTGTTCTCCTGACCAGGGAACATGGGATTCATGTTGTTGAAGACAACTGTTTTCATTGAGTTTTAGCTTCACTCTGCATGCCACGGACATTCTGTTTTTGTGTATTAGTATCTATGTTGCTATTGTGTTAAAAAAAATAGTGTTGAAGAAAACTGTTTGCATTGTTTCAGCTTCACTCTACATGCCACAGACATTCAGTTTTTGTGTATTAGTATCTATGTTACTATGCCACAGACATTGAGCTTTACATGGGTGTTTTTCTGTTTGAAAATATGCCCAGCTCTTGCCGGTATCTTTTCGGAAAAAAGTACCCATATTACCAACTAGATATCGTGACCTGTCCTCTGTTTCATTTTGAAATTCACATTCTTCGAATCTCTGTTGACTTTTATGTTTCCATACAGGTCATTGAAGCAGCTAAACAGAGACCAGACATACTTGTGCAAGTTGGATTAGAATACAGGTATATGCCACCAGTTGCTAAGCTGATAGACATCGTTAAGAGAGGCACACTAGGACAAGTCAGAATGGTGGCAATACGCGAACACCGTTTTCCTTTCCTTGTTAAGGTACTGGTAGCTGTGTTTACTTGTAATACATACAAGCTCACTTCTTATTGTTTGTAAGTGCTACAACGTGCAGGTGAACAACTGGAATAGATTCAATTGTAACAGTGGGGGAACTCTAGTAGAGAAGTGCTGCCACTTCTTTGATTTGATGAGACTGTTTGCAGCTGCAAATCCAGTTCGTGTGATGGCTTCTGGGGCCATTGATGTTAACCATAAGGATGAAGTGTATGATGGAAAGGTCTGGTTGTCTCACTGCTTGATTAAAACATTTCATTGGATGCATATTCTGTGCATGCATAGCTCTGTGCTCATGCCCATGCAGCCATGCCATTTTCAATAAACATGTTCTGTTTCGTCTTTCTCTTCCTACTGAAAGACTTGCGATCAATGTAACGGTGAAAGCCTGAGTGCTTATATTTAGACTCACTGCTCTAGCGCATTTGTGCAATGTTACAGTTGGAACTCCTAATCCATAACAGTAAATAAACCACAAGCTGAACTGCTGAAGGCAGCCAAAGACATTCCGGCTGAAGGCAGCCTTTAAACATTCCTAGTAGTGGCTAAAAGTTGATTATCTCCTAATGCAGGTACCAGATATTATTGATAATGCATATGTGATAGTAGAGTTTGATAATGGCTCTCGTGGCATGCTTGATCTCTGCATGTTTGCTGAAGGAAGTAGAAACGAGCAAGAAATTTGTGTGGTTGGTGACATTGGGAAGGTACAAATACAGCTATATGTTTCTCTTACAATTTTTTATTTTCCATGTGGTGACATTCTAATCTGTAACCTTTTGCAGATGTGATTCTAggtaacttagttatacttaatTGGCTCAGTTTACAGTTTGTTACCCCCAAAAATTCTTGTCTGATTACTGTCTTACTAGTAGTGTGTAGTTACAGCGTACAAGTGTGTTATCCTTAGAAGAAAGGCCTGAAACTTGAGGGAAAAAATATCACCAATTGTAGAAGTACATGTTCCCTTCAATGAAATGTTTCTTTCTTTGAAAGTAGTGTTAATTAATGAATATATTTGTTACACCAATTGAAGGAAAGCTTGTCTAACATTAGTTGGGAATGCTTTGGACATATGAAAGAATTGAATATGTATATCCATAATATTTGTCCTTAGATAGGGGTCCGTGGAAATCAGCACGCCGTTGTGCCTGAAGAACCATGGCCTAGCGTTATCCTTTTACTAGTATTACATTTTCTAATAGCATTTATACTTTTATATAATTGTTGTTGTAGGTAAATCTTGAGATACATAATGTGATTCAAGTGGGTAAAACTACACTGGGCTCTTGAATTAGCTTCTGGCACATACCTATGTAAAATTAAAAAGTACAGCAGCTTAAACTAACCTGTGACGTATTTCGGATATGTCTAACACATAACAGAACCGTAAATTGTGTAGGCTCAAACTAACCATACAAACATGAACTCACAAATCCAACAAATGGCTGTGCTTTTCTGTACTATATTATCAGTAATACTGGAATGGTCACCACCTTGTATTACCTGGAGATCTAGGAAAATCCACCAAAATATTTCCTCGTCTTGGCTCATTTTTGGGCAATAAGGTAGCCTCTAGAGTCTAGCTGAGATATCATGAATGCTACCTGCCATATTTCATAGACTGACCTTGGATGGTGAACCATTGATGAGTGAGTCAGTTCACGAAAAGCTTGGTGATAAAAGGCATGAGCATGCACTTTGCcgaatgaaaaaaaaaagttcaGTATGAAGATCAAACTGGCGGTTCTGATGAGCTAGATATATGATCGAATCAATTAGGCAAGGGAAGCATCTGGACTGGATTCTTATGGGAGGCCTTGAGAATTTGCAGCAATATTATCTCTAAAAGAGGCCTAAGGCATATAGTGGTTTATAATATTCTTCATCAGTTAGATTTTCTGGCtttgagggagagggagagattaTTTTTCTACTAAGTCTGAACTGTGAGTCCCTATTGTGCTACTGTTCATAGTCGACCACAGGCAGCTCAGGTTCCTCTCATCTTGAGTGTTTTCTCAGATGAAAGAAATGGCTTTTATTTCTTAGTTGAATCTGGTTTCCTGGATTTTGAATCTCTGCTATCATGTCTCTGTTTAATATTCAGTTCTAGTGTATGTGATACATTTTCTTTGAAACAGGGTGAAACTTTTGTTCCAGAGAGCATTGTCAGGTTTGGAAAGAGAACAGAAGGCAGAGATGGAGTTGTAACAATAATGGCGGAAGATGAGCGGATCAAGTATGCTCTATTTTTGCTGTCCCTTATTAGCATTTAGTTTTCAAATGACAGCCTCAAAAGTAATAAttttgttgttggccttgccccTGTACCACCTTTGTTTACAGCGCTTGCATATTCGGTGCTTCTTGCACAAGCGTAGTCTGATTCTATATGACCAGATAATCAAGGCACACTGAACCAAAAAATAAGAAATTGATATTTAATTTTGCCTTAGGATTAAAGTTAAGATGCAGAATGCATAGTTTTGCATACTGCAAGTTTTGCTTGTATCTTAACGAAGTGTTTGTATCATAGGTATCAAGGTCTTCATCATGGATCCAGCTACTTGGAACACCTCAATTTCTTGTCTGCTATAAAGGCTCAAGGTGCATCTGGACCATCTGTCAACTTAAGTGACGGCCTACTATCTGTTGCCATCGGTGTGGCTGGGCAATTATCAATCGAGCAGGGCCGATTTGTAACCATGGAAGAGGTCTTAGGTTTGTAAGCTTGGTTATAATTCAGGCGTGCTAATGTATTGTAAAACCTTTTGTGTATTATTAGGTACATGGACTTAAGAGTGCTCCGGACTGACGAGTTTATGCAAAGTTATGATAACATTAATACAGGCATTTGAAACAGAGGAATATGATGATAATTTTCAAGCAAATGTCATGGAGTAGCAGAGTTATATTATCTGCAAGCGATATCTTGGACCTGTTGGTTGTGATTAACGGATCAATAAATCTAGAATATGTTATATTATTTCTCTTGATTTCtctaccacagaagctaaaaggcaagttttataggacggcgattagacctgctatgttgtatggtgcagaatgttggcctacgaaaagacgacatattcaacagctaagtgtcgcggaaatgcgtatgttgcgttggatttgcggtcatacaagaagggatcgagttcggaacgatgatatacgtgagagattaggggtagcgccaattgaagaaaagcttgtccaacaccggttgagatggtttggacatgtgcaacggagacctccagatgcaccggtgcgtagtggaatcctaagtcaggatagtaacgtgaagagaggcagaggaagaccgaagttgacttgggtagaggcaataaaaggagacttgaaaggatggaatatacccaaagacttagccttagataggagtgcttggaagacagctattcatgtgcctgaaccttgattgcttctattgggtttcaactctagcctaccccaacttgtttgggacttaaaggctttgttgttgttgttgttgttgttgttgttgttgttgtgttctCTCTATGAGTTTTAGAGAAGTTTAATGACATATCAACAATATTATTATCTCATATTTTCCTATAAGGTTTTTAGAGCATTGAAGCTATTGATTGATTTCAAGACTGGACTGAATCAAGGCGGAGTGTTGAGAAACAAGTCGACCGGTCAGTGATCTTATCCCCATGGATTCACCCTCCGAATTCAACCCATGGATTAGTGACTAAGATTAGCAGTAGCCGTCTATGTAATCGTATGCTTACTATTCTCTCATGTAAAACACTGACATCCCCTGGACGTGTGTCGGCCATCCCCTAGGCGACGGTTCCCTCTGTCCTTAAAAGAATAGATTTCTAGTAAGTTTAGGACAGGCTAGAAAACAGGAGAAATGACTTTGTTGCCTCTCATTAAGCTTCTAATTAACTTTAACTGTACTCACCACTTGCCGAGAAGCTACCCATATGCCGTTTGGTGTTTCTAATAATATATTAAATGTTACTGCACCAACTACATCAATAATTCGCAGTGACGTTCATGACGAATAAATAGCTAGGTGCGTGACCACCGGAGACTGAGGAAATAAATAGACCCAATGGACGATGAGGGCCtgaaagttgatttattcaaagatAAATTTTATCATAGAAATCTATTTTTTCAAGGGCAGAGGGAGTATAAAACCTGATCAGTGGAAGCAAGATAGTTCAATTATTTCTTTCTCTCATTCTCGTTCTTACAACTTCAAACAACAACGACAGCGGACACGCCAGCTGTATCAATGAAGAAACAACAATGATAGCCGAGGGATAATTGATCGAGCCCAACACCTATAGGCAAGTTGGGCATGGTGGTACCTGTAGAGTTGTATACTAATCAAACAACAATGACAGCCGAGAGATAAAGGAGCCCAAATGCAACGCCTATGGGCAAGTTGGGACTGGACCCCGCAGTGTCGACACAGACTCGTTGACGTTCTTCATTCTTCATAACTACTCCAATGAGTACTTGCCACGTTATTGGGGTACCTTATTCGTGGACGGGAGACACCCTGACCCCGCCTCGCTACAAGGCAAAGAAGAAACCACCATAAGTGAACtccaagaaagaaaaagaaagaaaagagaaaaaaagataTTGGTTTTTATATTCCTATATACATATACTCCCTGTGCTTCAATTTATAAGTCGTTCTAGCTTTTTTTTAGATATATAACTTTTACGACATATTTATACATACATAATGTATATCCAGTTGCGTAGCAAAAATCGAAAAGatagaatgacttacaatttagaagtgtGGAAATGATACTATTTGGTCTCACTAGGATCCGGTTTGCTATTGGAATTCGGATGTATTATTGGATACAGATCTTGAAAAATTGAAGGTTGGAATCCACTATTCCAAGCTTATAAGGCTATTCTCAGTGCATTATGTTTCACTGTTTCAAATGTTATTATGAAACCTACGATACGACTCACCCAATACATAGTATCATGGTATTATTTCTTAGGAGCGtctaaacaattaattattatgTATCTTTTATCTATGACAATGGGTCCAAGGATTGTGCTCGGTTCAAAACacatcatcactgtcggattttgaaccggcacaaccataccggcagtaATGAGGGTcagctatcactatcggttcctaCAAAACTggtagtgttcttcaacttcactgtcggttctttacAGAACCCGCAGAGTTCCAgtccaccaacactgccggttcattaGACCACCCGGCAGAGTTCAGTTTTACCAAACACTATCAGTTTGTGTTTTAACCGGTGGTGTTGTCATAATGAGCACTGCCGTTTTGTGACAAGAACCGACagagtttagttccaccaaacactgtcggtttgtgttttaACCGGTAGTGTTGTCATAACGagcactgccggtttgtgacaagaaccggcagtgatgggataagctaacgctgccggtttgtggctcaagccgacagtgccatcttggccaacactgtcagtttgtttctaaccgacagtgaaggttacgagaacactgtcggtttgttgctaaccggcagtgatggcctgTTCGcgttttattgttttataatttattttaatttatgttttttgtggaatcggatttcgctttatatacgctatgtagacgacaggtccatcaatattaaacattacaaatgttacggttacaattcaaatgttcttatcaagaactcgatccctcaaaataaaaaagaaattattcgataagatgaagcatgcttctcggacttcttacaataatctagcgagccgctctgggccatactggtccttgaacttcacagattgtgtgatgaaaaatactccatccttttctaatacctcggctaagatgaattttgccagctctgattgcagtgcgacgatctccatgtctaacagcctttcgtggttatatttcttacgctgtcgttcaaaaaagatgatatccaaagaggaatcagtaaatcattttggtgaattattaatagacataaatgaaatggggattatacacaccaacttatcagcttcttccgatttcccgccaatgtagcgaagcattgcccacattacataaaacccgcattcattgtttctcgccggctgttttaggtacttcccctccatttcgacaaccttgaatgggacctgcgtcccaccgatatgtcttcttcggacactatgcaacattaaaaggagaaacattagaaagcggtatgtgtgactagaaaataatatgttattaggatcgcttactaattcaacaCTGCCAACACTGCCACTagtgcatctagatgatgaaatggttttttcttcgagtcccacacctcgatcagatttttagcaagattgacacaaatgaagacgaaatggttgctgcaatcacagaatcctaattatcaaataatcttaatgaaaaaagaagtATAAAATTAAAAGCGAGAACACATACTcatagttgtaggctagaagtatgtgggttttgttcttcatcttgaattcatcgaaaacagcaatcaatctctctttcaagtcttccacgtcacatccatggaggcctaaacatgtcttctcattgactcgtaaggggtccaagaagcctatgttatcccatttgctttttagtatgcaaaattttgctatacacctacataaaatcatggaaattggtcaaaagttaataatttgtgtctcaagagagtagttaattataatatcatgcgtgtagggtacttacatagtccacaacgtcaataTTTGTGAAtcaagagagcgtttctggtatagctggaacaagcactcccactcgacattgaacttctcttcttcaggataatgaaaaacatgtggtgaacggataataacctcaaaaccaaagtcctccgtctctgttgcttgagccatgtaatattcatgcaactggcgcatatatgttgtcaaNNNNNNNNNNNNNNNNNNNNNNNNNNNNNNNNNNNNNNNNNNNNNNNNNNNNNNNNNNNNNNNNNNNNNNNNNNNNNNNNNNNNNNNNNNNNNNNNNNNNTGGATAGTCCGTTATCTGAATCCAAACATTTAATATCCGACCGTATCCGAATCTAAATATTCAAAAATCAGATTTCTGATATGTACATGACATAGGTATCAATATCCAAAATGATCTGTATCCCGTTATAATATCCGATTTAAAATATGGGATATAATACGGGATATGAGACATAATGTAGGATCACTGACATCCGTCTGTATCCGATCCGGTTTCATCCCTagctgtaagtgcaatcaagccttaatgtgggttttggtgttgaTAACCACTCAATttgagaactaatgagatttattgagatgacaagcaGTAAATTCATATTGGAGGATGTTACATGATGTGGAGAACCCCCCCCCCCAATTTACATTAGATGACGAGATCCAACTcgaaggaggtttaaattcttttatactttgaatttgagtataggataTGCCGTACTATCAAGGGGGACACAATAAACTTGCTAAACTGTGCAACCAAGTGCTCGATCTTTACACAAAACATCCTCATATTTCAGCCAAGACAGTCTTATTTCATCTGGTCTACCCTTTGCTGTCTTggctggtgcggcagtgccgctaggCGGCAGTGCCGTAGGTGAACCGACTAGTGCCCTttgtctctctcctccattggtgctcTTCAAGCTCTCAAACATTCCTTTGAGATTTCCCATCAAGCCTTGAGAGAAAAGTGtgccaaactcgattagagagcagatccactgattctcAAAGcctaagagcacttggttcacgttttagccggcgtattgtgtttgttactcttagagctttgctcctagccggctagagcgtcgcccgtggagcttgccaactagtgtggcagccccgggaggtttgtaactatCTCTTGCAggtagtaaactcacccctcatctcaagagttagctctcttgacttgagaacgaggaagggttgcaaagccctaagccttggtggctaacctcaacaacgtggacttaggcaagccttggtggcgagctgaaccatgagATAAATCTTTGTGTCACCGTGTGCTTGATTTACTTTACTTGTTGCTCATATTGTTGTCGGAGGTGATTTCTAAGGTTTGTGGTCGATCTACTCATATACGTTTGTGCTACCTCTTGTAGCTGTTGATCTGCGATCCTCTaccctgcaggaagctaagaaatttacccaatCTAAATTTCCATTGCTAGATTTTGAAGTGTGGTTGAGATTGTCTGCAGGCGTGACAGTGCCGCGGGTGGAATTTGATGGTTGCTTAAGTTTATTTtaaataggcctattcacccccctctaggcttactagagatcctacaagtggtatcagagcacgtTACCTCATgtacgcttcaccgcgtgaggtatggagcccgaaGGAGGATCCGGTGGAGTGCAACATGTCGATCCCAAAGACATGCAGTTGCATGACATCGACAGCAGTGAGATCAGCATGTCTATAGTGAGCAACAGCAGTCTCCCACCAGTTGAAGCAACCGATGGTGAGAAGgcccaaagaaaagaagaaagaagactaagaagaaaagcaagagaaaagaaaagagaggAGCGGCAAAGActcaaggagaagaaggaaagaaaagaagaaagaaggctcaagagagaagcaagagccaagagaagagaagaaaggaagaaaaaggaaaaagaagccAAAGCAAAAGATGCATCATCAAGTGAACTATCAAGTAGTttcgaagatggagatgatgatgagtcctatctTGTGACCAAGGGAAGCAAGAAGGAGAACAAAGGAATGGGCAACAACAACCTCAAGAACAAATATGCAGCCATATCCTTTAATTACTcatctatgactaaccatgatcgcaagtctttcatcaatgtgcccgcgggcaagttacctcatttcaatgggactaactttgccaagtggaagcacttgatgagagcctatcttagagGTCTTCACCCTGGCATTTGGGTGGTTGTGTGTAATGGATTTGAGCCGTTAATTGATCCCAATGATCCAACACCAACCAAGATGGGCATCattcatctcaatggtcaagccacaagtgtgttgcttagtgccttggatggtgatgagtacaatagagtgatgggtgttgatgttgccaagcaaatatgggacactttgcacctagcacatgaaggggttgacaaagtgagaaaggcaagaattg encodes:
- the LOC136472265 gene encoding uncharacterized protein, which codes for MAAAAEVRYGIVGVGMMGREHLHNLAHLAAEVERVQSIRVRVTGLADPHQESLRLGLELAAELSLPAPQTFSGHRELLDSGLCDVIIVSSPNMTHYEILMDIIGHREPHHILVEKPLCTTVQDCKKVIEAAKQRPDILVQVGLEYRYMPPVAKLIDIVKRGTLGQVRMVAIREHRFPFLVKVNNWNRFNCNSGGTLVEKCCHFFDLMRLFAAANPVRVMASGAIDVNHKDEVYDGKVPDIIDNAYVIVEFDNGSRGMLDLCMFAEGSRNEQEICVVGDIGKGETFVPESIVRFGKRTEGRDGVVTIMAEDERIKYQGLHHGSSYLEHLNFLSAIKAQGASGPSVNLSDGLLSVAIGVAGQLSIEQGRFVTMEEVLGL